The Pectobacterium sp. A5351 genome contains the following window.
TGCGATGCAGCGTTAGCGACACAATAAACGCAATCGCTCCCATTGCCGAGACATACCAGAAGAAAGCCGTTTCCATACCAAACGATTTCAGCGACAACGCAACATATTCAGCCGAGCCACCAAACAATGCATTAGCAACGGCATAAGATAAGCCTACACCTAACGCACGGACTTCGGGCGGGAACATTTCAGCTTTTAAAATGCCACTGATGGACGTATAGAAACTGACAATAATCAGTGAAAGCATCACCAGCGAGAAAGCAAGAACGGGGCTAGTCACATTTTGCAGCACCATCAGAATGGGAACCGTCAGCAGTGCAGCAAGCCCACCGAAGCAGAGCATTGAACTGCGGCGGCCAATCTTATCAGACACCGCACCAAAGAAAGGTTGTAGCAACATAAAGATAAACAACGCGAGAGTCATTAATCCGCTAGCGGTTTTCGCATCCATCCCTGCCGTATTCATCAGATACTTTTGCATGTAAGTGGTAAAAGTATAAAAAGCTAAGGAACCACCTGCCGTAAAACCTAACACGGTAATAAAGGCGCGACGATGTTTCCACAAACCCGCAAGCGAGCCCGCATCTTTATGCTCGCGGGTCGTTTTATCTGACGTTTCATTCAGAGAGCGGCGTAAATACAG
Protein-coding sequences here:
- a CDS encoding MFS transporter yields the protein MTDLTDNAKDTRQRIRAIVGASSGNLVEWFDFYVYSFCSIYFAHIFFPSGNTTTQLLQTAGVFAAGFLMRPIGGWLFGYIADKHGRKNSMLISVCMMCFGSLVIACLPGYETIGTWAPFLLLLARLFQGLSVGGEYGTSATYMSEVAVEGRKGFYASFQYVTLIGGQLLALLVVVILQQLLSDEDLRAWGWRIPFALGAILAIVALYLRRSLNETSDKTTREHKDAGSLAGLWKHRRAFITVLGFTAGGSLAFYTFTTYMQKYLMNTAGMDAKTASGLMTLALFIFMLLQPFFGAVSDKIGRRSSMLCFGGLAALLTVPILMVLQNVTSPVLAFSLVMLSLIIVSFYTSISGILKAEMFPPEVRALGVGLSYAVANALFGGSAEYVALSLKSFGMETAFFWYVSAMGAIAFIVSLTLHRKGKGMKL